The DNA sequence ctatGGATGACTAAACGGTCTTTGCGTGAGGAGGTAAAGGATGAAAGTTCCATCTAAACATCCCCTTTTCAAATTTTCCACGTGATGCCGATGGCAGGCGGAAGCTCCGGCGTTATAATGACATTTTCCGGTTGAACTACAGAGAAAGACAAGATTATCACTCACAACTCAACAAAGGGTGGTATTATGTGCCCACTTGAACAAAATTTCCAAGTAATCCCATCATTTGGATAACTTTCAATTATCTATTTAGTCAACCAATCTTACAGTTCATCGACAATATCCATCAAGACAAATCTCAAACATACTCATAGGTTCTGTTCGGTAATACACAAGTTGACGCATGTACTGAAGTGACTTATAAAATCAcggtaagaagaaaaaaaactaaaaggagccaaacattcataataatATTCACAgtttgttgaaaaattcaatGCTTTTCGCTTAGACTAATATCTGGCAAGGGGAGCTCAGGTATTTGGAGTGAAGGAAGAGAAGGAGACTCACTCCGGTGGCGTTCTTCCGAGTCCTTCCCGTTCCCCGTCAGCATCCCTCCGATGCATCGAAAGGGGTGTCTGAATCCCTCGTTGAGTTTCCAAAGGAAAGTCGCCTCGGAGACTTGCCAGGCGACAGTGAGCACAATCATGATAGAAAGCAGCCAGTGAGTGATGCTGTTCTGTTTCTTCACCTTGTTTACTTCTCTCACAATTTTTTCCGTATCGATTTCAGCCCCACCGCCATCTGCTTTGCCGCAACTCTCATTTTCCGGCTTCAATTCGCCGTTTGTAGAGGACGTTTCCTCTCCCGTTTTGGTTGAAGTTTCGTAGTTCCGAATCTCGCCATTGCCTTTTAACGATTCCAACTGTCAATAGGAATGAAACTGAATTGAAATACCTCAAAATATTCATCATGCAATTGCAACCTTTCGTAATGAAAATCGACAAAAAATTGAAGTATTTTGGAGTCTCAATGGCAATTTGTTAATACGTTCATGAATTTGAGGCGCGCAAATGACACGATGATAGGTGCAAGTTTCGCTTCAAATAATTTTATCATGATATCATGCGTAAGTTTCGCTTCAGATAATTGTATCATGACATCATCTGGCGCGGTAATAGTGTAACGTGTCATGAAAGTTACTCCCCCATCAGAAAAGAAACGATACGAGGGGAAATAGATAGAGAACTAGTTGAGATGGCCGGTGATCTGACCTGAGAGAGCAATCGGTGGAGGAGGAGGCGGTCCTCAtctttatcatcatcatcatcatcatcatcatcatcaccacctTGGGAAACGCCCTCGCCGGCGGAGGATTGACTGTTTTTCCTCTCCTCTAAGA is a window from the Malus domestica chromosome 16, GDT2T_hap1 genome containing:
- the LOC103403177 gene encoding uncharacterized protein produces the protein MDSKDENLELINEAIKRLLEERKNSQSSAGEGVSQGGDDDDDDDDDDKDEDRLLLHRLLSQLESLKGNGEIRNYETSTKTGEETSSTNGELKPENESCGKADGGGAEIDTEKIVREVNKVKKQNSITHWLLSIMIVLTVAWQVSEATFLWKLNEGFRHPFRCIGGMLTGNGKDSEERHRSESPSLPSLQIPELPLPDISLSEKH